A genomic segment from Gossypium hirsutum isolate 1008001.06 chromosome D04, Gossypium_hirsutum_v2.1, whole genome shotgun sequence encodes:
- the LOC121215971 gene encoding something about silencing protein 10 yields the protein MGKRGNISKKDKRNSKRRHSSNDAFNPENVDDEIDVFHKQRDVVPLNMDGDFRDSDDEDDEHPVFNLQDTDNDDDDDEGDDDIDDAQVSKFAAKIARQHKFLRAKFGGAEDEMLEEEEDDEDDKEEMAQWGGIKSRYYGGDNRDFELHSSDDEAPREEEEEVKEIQKERAKNLSIEDFGLEDASDDETNRELTLEEMSSKGKGGKLSRASEEPVDDVATFEEVKKDLNALSKEELMDVVHSSAPELIGLLSELDAALEELESKVNPLLRKAKEGKILLEGGMRYLEVKQILLLAYCQAITFYLLLKSEGQPVRGHPVLGRIVEIQGLIDKVKQLGGNLPSEWEEILKNKGAEMGQNLVKESAEPVSDSGTKDHGPSLVTDLQMAELEDWSLLKLEFASNLDNKGMKLKRENDQVGVQSREMLKVRAALEEKLKQKGIFSSNIQKPDKTKKHRKPVNGQLETYDDFVDDAMDVEGSAHGLRNGLASSNHSNISKLITAKQNKSKVISGDDDLPKRDDIGERRRKHELRVLAGATVKSEDDHGGEYDTLEEDDGGNGGISGDEDDDTEDTEESEDEFYKQVKQQRAAKLAAKAEIYTRTSVPPSLPETVEGKRQITHQIEKNRGLTRQRNKNIKNPRKKYRLQSKKREKQRKGQVRDTRKPVSQYGGEASGINVGISRSIRFKG from the exons ATGGGAAAGAGAGGAAACATCTCGAAGAAAGATAAGAGAAATTCTAAGAGAAGACATAGTTCCAACGACGCCTTCAATCCTGAGAACGTGGACGATGAAATTGATGTTT TTCATAAGCAAAGGGATGTTGTTCCCTTGAATATGGATGGGGATTTTAGAGACtcagatgatgaagatgatgaacatCCTGTTTTTAATCTTCAG GATAcagataatgatgatgatgatgatgagggaGATGATGATATTGATGATGCCCAAGTTTCTAAGTTTGCAGCAAAAA TTGCAAGGCAACATAAATTCTTGAGAGCAAAGTTTGGGGGAGCTGAGGATGAAatgcttgaagaagaagaagatgatgaggaTGATAAAGAAGAAATGGCTCAATGGGGTGGAATAAAGAGCAGATATTATGGTGGTGATAATCGTGATTTTGAG TTGCACTCAAGTGACGATGAGGCTCCCAGGGAAGAGGAGGAAGAGGTGAAAGAAATACAGAAGGAAAGAGCAAAAAATTTATCAATTGAAGACTTTGGCCTTGAAGATGCTAGTGACGACGAGACTAATAGAGAATTGACCTTAGAG GAAATGTCATCGAAAGGAAAAGGTGGAAAATTATCCCGAGCAAGTGAAGAACCTGTGGATGATGTGGCTACATTTGAGGAGGTCAAGAAGGATTTGAATGCTTTGTCAAAGGAAGAGCTGATGGATGTGGTACACAG TTCTGCACCAGAATTAATTGGCTTATTGTCAGAGCTAGATGCTGCACTCGAAGAGCTTGAAAGCAAAGTTAATCCACTTTTAAGAAAG GCTAAAGAAGGGAAGATCCTTTTGGAAGGCGGGATGCGCTATTTGGAGGTGAAGCAGATTCTTTTGCTGGCCTATTGTCAAGCAATAACCTTTTATCTTCTTCTCAAGTCTGAAGGGCAGCCTGTTCGTGGTCATCCCGTCTTAGGTCGTATTGTGGAGATCCAAGGCTTAATTGATAAG GTGAAACAACTTGGTGGGAACCTTCCTTCTGAATGGGAGGAGATTCTGAAGAATAAAGGAGCTGAAATGGGACAAAACTTGGTTAAAGAGAGTGCTGAACCGGTATCTGACTCTGGCACTAAGGATCATGGCCCATCATTAGTAACGGATTTACAAATGGCCGAG CTTGAAGACTGGAGTTTGCTAAAACTGGAGTTTGCTAGTAACCTTGATAACAAGGGGATGAAACTTAAGCGTGAG AATGACCAAGTAGGTGTACAAAGCAGGGAAATGTTAAAAGTACGAGCAGCTCTTGAGGAAAAACTGAAACAGAAGGGAATCTTTAGTTCCAACATCCAAAAGCCTGATAAAACCAAGAAACATAGGAAACCAGTGAATGG ACAGCTTGAAACATAtgatgattttgttgatgatgcaATGGATGTTGAAGGAAGTGCTCATGGATTACGTAACGGGCTTGCAAGCTCAAACCATTCTAATATTTCCAAACTTATTACAGCTAAACAGAACAAGTCCAAG GTCATATCCGGTGATGATGATTTACCCAAGAGAGATGATATTGGAGAAAGACGGAGGAAACATGAACTCAGAGTACTAGCAGGAGCAACAGTTAAATCCGAGGATGATCATGGAGGTGAATATGACACGTTGGAAGAAGATGATGGGGGTAATGGAGGCATTTCTGGAGATGAGGATGATGATACGGAAGACACTGAGGAATCAGAAGATGAATTTTACAAACAAGTTAAGCAACAAAGGGCCGCAAAACTTGCTGCAAAGGCTGAGATATATACAAG GACCTCAGTGCCTCCCTCGTTACCTGAAACTGTCGAAGGAAAACGACAGATAACTCATCAG ATAGAGAAGAATAGAGGTTTGACTCGACAACGGaataagaacattaaaaatcCAAGGAAGAAATACAGG TTGCAAAGCAAGAAACGAGAGAAACAAAGGAAAGGTCAGGTCCGGGATACTCGAAAACCAGTCAGTCAATACGGCGGAGAAGCCTCTGGTATCAATGTTGGAATCAGTAGGAGTATTAGATTCAAGGGCTGA
- the LOC107945129 gene encoding protein PLANT CADMIUM RESISTANCE 2 has translation MYPHVDTMSENPPTPTYSVAGHQDPIPASGIPGVQSHPMTIHHHMRHQPYIPHNLSRIPSAPIPGQWTSGLCHCFDDPVNCAITCVCPCITFGQITEIINRGSKSCVSRGFLFGMLAMVGGACFYSCFYRSKLRGQYDLPEEPCTDCLVHFCCAACALCQEYRELKNRGFDMGIGWEANMDRQKRGVTMAPIVVPGMAR, from the exons ATGTACCCTCACGTGGATACCATGTCGGAAAATCCTCCAACTCCGACCTATTCAGTCGCCGGACATCAAGATCCAATCCCGGCTTCGGGAATTCCGGGGGTTCAATCCCATCCCATGACCATCCATCATCATATGCGTCATCAACCATATATCCCCCACAACTTATCACGAATTCCCTCCGCTCCGATACCCGGGCAATGGACTTCCGGTCTTTGTCATTGTTTCGACGACCCCGTAAACT GTGCAATCACTTGTGTATGTCCATGTATCACTTTTGGACAAATAACCGAAATCATCAACCGAGGATCCAAAT CTTGTGTTTCGAGGGGATTTTTATTTGGAATGTTGGCTATGGTGGGAGGTGCAtgtttttattcatgtttttaccGATCAAAGCTACGGGGACAATACGATTTGCCGGAGGAACCTTGTACGGATTGCTTGGTTCATTTTTGCTGTGCTGCTTGTGCTCTTTGTCAAGAATATAGAGAGCTCAAAAATCGTGGATTTGACATGGGAATtg GTTGGGAAGCCAACATGGACAGACAAAAGCGCGGAGTAACAATGGCTCCTATTGTAGTTCCCGGGATGGCAAGATAA